The DNA region CAAAGTCGTAGGCCGTGGTGGAGCAGTAACATCAACTCCAGGATTTTGCTTCTTCCATTTTGTGCGTCGGttttgaaaccaaattttcacttgTGTCTCCGTTAGGCTTAGGGAGAGAGCCAAGTTCAGTCTTTCACAAACAGACAGGTATCTAGTACTCTTAAACTTGTTTTCTAGAGCAACGAGTTGTTCGTACGTGAAAGCAGTTCGTGCTCGTCGTGGTTTTCCTTCCTTTGATCTGTCGGAGCCGCTTCGCTTTCTCTTTGATTTGGACCCCGATGTCGACTTGCATTCTTCGTTCTCTTGATGATTAGATGAATCGTGTTCGTTCTTGTCCTTTTCCATACATTTGTCAGATTCTGTGGatttaaagttttatttctaATGAGCGACGAGTAATCGTCTGCAATTTAGATAACATATTGCATAGAATTGGTTAACTGATCTTTCCAGAGGAAATAATCGAGCAAGATCAATGTAGCCTGCTTATTTAGGTGAGGAGAATTATAAACATTAAGTGAAAGAAAGCGACAGTGAAACCAGACATACTTCACCATAACGTTTTATACCGAATTGATTGCTTCTGTGGCAGACCTTTTAAGCTAAATGGTTGTTAATGTGAACCCAGTGGTCAGAAGAGAGAATAAATGAAACGATGCCGGCTATTATTTGAATGACCAACATTTCCTCTTAATCGCTTTTAGGCGTGTTGCACGGcgagaaaaataaatcaaaacctCCGCagttaagataaaaaatattttatagcTGCAACtcaataattttattcaaataaatagAACGAGATAAGGAGAAGTATTGCTCAAAAGAGTGGATCGCTTTATGACAATCGATCTCTTACCGCTTGAGGTTTGTGAACGCTTAAATCTGGTCGCCGCCATCCATGGATGCCATGATGAATTATTTCTTGATTCTCCTCTACTAGGGCTTTCGCTGTCTGAATCACTCTCACTTGGCCTTCGCCTTGGAGCATTAAACTTGTGCGGGTCCAAAATATCTTTCACTGTAAAAGATGTCACTGCATGTCTTGTCTCTGGAGCAGATTCGTCCTCTGGACCAGAAATATCGTGTGCATCCTCTCCGTCACTACTCAGGCTCCCTCTGCTCCTGTTATCAATGAGAGAATTGATAGAAAACCGATCACTTCCTTGCATCCTGAATTCCGAAAAGCACTGCGCTTGTTTAACGCACGGCGGCGACTTGTTTTGCGCCGTTCGCTTCTGAACGCGGACCGTGTTACGAAACCTTTGGTAACGCTATTGGGGGTGGATTAAATTCGGTGTCTGTACTATAGTGATGTGCCGCGGTACAATAGAAGTCACCGTCGGTCGACGAGGTTGTTTTGATTGCTGTGTGCACGCATAATTGTCATCCAAATTAATTGAATGATTTGACAACCTCAAGTGGCGATGAGTTGTGATAGCGATTAGCACCTAATGCTCACTTAAGGGAAAAATCTACTTCAGGGTAATTGTTCTGGTGAAACATGAAACCAAACTTTAGAGGGGGAAAGGGAGTTTGTCGAAAAAATCATCTCAAGAAACCAAATGCAAAACTTCTTAGTCTAGAGCTTAAGGAGGGGTCGGTTGAACAAAGGCACACATTTTGAGAAAGAGAACCACTCATTGGTTCGTGTTCATTGACTGACGCACTGAGCAAGACTGCTGTGATCTTGCCGACAAAATGACTCGCTAAAGAAACATTCAGATTTCCGTACTTGCAAATTGACGAATGGCGAATCCATAATCGTCTGTCGCAAGGAAACGAGTAATCTCGCCCATCTTTTAACATATGAACGGATTCTCCTaatgaaaagtgaattttcgAAACGCCTTATCTTCCCTGAAGGGAAAGTTATGAGCATGTGAGTGCCCAAATATTTTGCCTTGTTTACAGTTAGAAACAGAATGAACGGAGAGGCGTATGGATTTGTTTTGGTCTTATTTGTGTTATATTTTACCTGCTGCTACTTAAAGATAAACTTCGCTGTTGCTtggcttttaaaaaaagaacttgtattaccaaaaaaaaacacagcatCATAATTACAGTTCAATCAGCAAAAGCTTTATCAATCTCTCAAATGTCTTATAAccaatttgttttgttaattttattctGTGGAACACTTATAAGAGAAAAATTCAAAGCATGGGGCTTATTGAAGcaatgtttaaaataaaaatcgcCATGGGTCCAAGTTAGAGGTAAAGAGACGCCTCTTCAAGTCTTAAATGTCAAAATGACTACCATTTTAGATTCTTTCCCAAAGCGAAGAGCCGCTGTTTATGTTGTGCGTTCCCAATGTAATTAGTAGGTATCCAAATCTTATCAGCGAAAAGTTCTCTGAAATAATCATCAGGGCCTGCCATTTGCCGAACGCGCTTTCTCCTGTGATAAGGCGGTAAATGTTTTTACCGAGTTAACAACAATGCTAATAACCAGGCCAATTAAGAACAATCTGCAAACCTCAGAGGAGATACtatctaaaaaatttctttccttgtgTGGCGCTCGCTCTAACAGTGGTGTTGGTTTTAGATGTGTGACGTTAATGAGGTTGCCTGTGTCGGTACTTGTGATTTAAACCGCACAAGAGCTCAATAGCCTCTTAAACAATGAAGTATTATACAATTCAAATATTATGAATCAATTGTATAAATACCGCCATTGTGGTTTCGGAGAGGGCAACTTTAAGAGTTTCGGAAATCTGGAAGCGCGGTTGACGGGAAGGCGGCAAGAATTGCTGCTTTGGAGTTATTGTTTCGCTCaacaaattatctttattttaaataattactAAGGGAGACATGGAACTTTTCTGATCCATGAAGTTTCCGctatctcttttttttgttaacatttCTACGTTGTTGGTCTTCCATGTGGCAGAAGCGCGGTTCAGTAGTTTGCATTGTTATCCTCAAAGGAAGCGTTTGTAAAGAAGTTATTATTCGAAAACAAGTACAGgaaattaaatcattaaaatgAAAGGCTATGGAGCAGAAACGCTACCTTAGCCCGAAGCAAAAACACTCACCGCAGAGCGAAACCTCGTAATGAAGAATAAACTTAAATGCGGGGTCTGAAACTTGTGATATACAGCACGTGTCTATGGAGACATGAAAACCGAAAACTAGGGACTAGAAACcgaagaaaaatgcaaataaacacAAGACTATTTGTTCAAGTTGCAACCACGACAAAAAACCTTCGCAGTTCATCAAATATTGTCTGCTTTTATGAATTCAAAATTGGCGAGCCCAAACAACGCCAGCTGGAGGttgaaataagtaaataaactCGTGTGAAGTAAGAAAACAATGCAATCGGTGGTAAATGTCCACTCGCCAGGGAATACTGAAGGAAAATACGGATGTTATTGACTCGAGCTCATGAGACACAAGAGAACGTGCGAAATTTCATGATCAGTTCCCACGACAGTTTTGCATTCGTTCTTTATTGGTTGGAAAACttagaaaacaaacatgaatgAAATATACTCAAAACATTAATTACCCTTTTActtaaatgtaaacaaatacGCTAAACAAGAAAGGTTTCTTTACATCGAGAATATTTATAATTGTTAAGTAATACTAGTATAGCTTTAATTaagttgtgtgtgtgtttttagttttaattgttCGTGTACACATGTTTTGCTTTATCGTTTGCAGATGGAGACAGGATTCCTTACGCACTGCTTCTGAGCTTAAGAGAAGTACTTTAAATGCAATAGTATCTTTTATACGCTTATTAATCGATCTTCGTTGATATAAAGTTCTCAGATATGTGCACAATTTCAAGGtcattaaaactgtttaagatTCTACTTCGACCTCAACACGAAACCGACAACCTAAATAGGAAATCCACTGATTACTGAAAGCGACATGCAAAAACACTTCTAGAAAATGCTGAGACATGATAATCAAAATACTGTTATGGGGAGAgtgagggaaattaaaaaaaaatacttatatatataaaacaaaaatgatcacACGGTAAAGACATGACTAAGACTTGATTTTATCGGATTAAAATGTGATAAATTATGCGGAATTTTAAACACTACGAAATATTAATTCAGCCTTGACCATTTAAATCATTCTAAGGCCAAAGAAAACCGTATTTCCTCAGGTTTTGAAGGCAATAATACTGAGcataatttatttggttttaagTGGGAAGACcgaacaaaatcaaaagaccAAGAAAAGCAATCAAgaggaaataatgaaaatataatCTCTTGAAGaaacatataaatttttttacttatagTGTTTTGCCGGGTTTTTAAAAAGGCCATTAACGGTCCAGGTTAAATGTCATATTTGAATGGGTCTAACCTTTAGTTTTACGTAACATTAAGCTAATACCACACAAAATGTTCGCCCCCACATGCGCTtttaaacaagataaaaaaattaaatctaaatTTAACGCTCAATCGTTACGGAATGGCACTGAACCCATGTCCATCGTGAACAACTGCATGATCCCAACTTGTATTTTTTCTAAGCGAATATCACAATTTTAGCCCAACGGTCGGTCTGTTTAGCTCTGttactccaaagatctcattagtaattagtaatttttttctctgtaattatttttctctattctcctctcttgcctgcttgatattgtattgatattatagggagaaattcttTATTGGTCAcccttgggagtgaaaggattaaatttCATGCCCTAGACTGAGGCTGTACAGTCACAAGTCCTGATCAGTTTACCAAGTCAAGGAAGAAAGGCGAGTTGCTATATGAAAACGTTCCTTTGATCTCCTTGTATTCTGAAATTTGAGGAAATTACTGGAAACGAAATTGAAAACACAGTACGACCAAATTAAGGCATGTCCGCTCTCAGCTGCTCAGCTAATTCGGCGAAACAGTGAAGCAAAAAATTTCCCTCCCAAATTCCTTCATTTTGTTGGGGTTTTTAAGATCAGTGCATATACATTAAATATCATCCTTGTCATTATTGTGTGTTTTTCATCTTCCATTTTATTAAGACACACTGAAGTGTACCCAAGCGTGTTACTGGTTCCGAACTTAGCCtcaaccaaaaacaaaaatggacaAAGTGGAAAGAAAAGGGCTTTGTGACATCTATGTAGCCCTGCTTGAGCTATAATGTAACTCTGCGTTCCTATCAACTCGAAAGTTTCCTTTCCAGCTCACTAAGCTTTCGCAAGGCTGTTGGCAAAATTTGGAACGAGGAGCGAGTCTTATCTTAAGTTGCGTGTGTTTCTGACATAACAAACATTTTACTTTATCTCAATAATTAAATATTAATCAAGGAAAAGGTTTAAGGTGTGCTTTTAATGAGAGAAGTAGCAGTTAAGCTTTATGCTCGTCTTGTTGCTTATTCAAGAGCTAAAAATGAAGATTGCTACATCAAGAATAATATTTTCACGGTGGCAATAAGTGACAGCAGTTTCAAGGGGTTACCTTTAAGGTAGAGAGTTACTACTGCAAACAGATTTCTATCGGTCAACTCAATACCGTAAGAAATTAACCTGTTAAAGTTGCCGAACATCATGATTGCGATGAGGggaattaaataaatataattgcCTCTAATCATTTTTCGTTCTAAGAGGGGAGCAGTTAAATAAAAGAAGACCTCAAAAAATGTAATTACCTGAGTGCCACCAAGGTTTCTTCTGGGTTATGATTCTCCATCACACCTTACTGATCCGTGAGTTTTCAACTTTCACGTTTGTTACGAGTGAAAAGACCTCGTCGTATATCTAAGCCCTTAGTGAGTTATGATAAACTCCCACAAAGCTGGCCCTCGTATTATATACTATTATACGTATTGTTACTTTTCAATCAAATATCCTCTGTCCCACTCGGATGTAATTCCTATTTcctagttttgtttttaaagctttttgaaaGGACTGCCGGCAAGTGATGGTTAATATATACCAGTTGATAACATAGTTATTAAACTCGCTCTCGGAGTGGTGAATCGGCACGAGGCTTATTACATTGTCAATAACAGACAAAAAAGCTTTTCATAATCACATCCTTGTTTTCACAAATGTTCCCTTAAAAGAAAGTACAATTATTCAATGGAAGTACATCTTAGCTGCGTTATTTTGAATTCCGGTACCTTTAATTTCGTTTATCACATAGTTTGCTTCCTTTAAATGTTTTATGCAAACTCAAAAGCTATTGATATTGGTCGTTGTTTACCTTTCAGATATTGAATACGCCATTGTGGTTCTATAACACCTTCTCAAAACACAGTCATGTTAAAGTCATAATCATACCCTCATAAATGAAGTTCTCGTTTTTTGTGTTCTGCGCGAAATAATGATTCATTACCTCTCTTGATTAACTCATTTCTAAGTTAAGATTCTAACAAAAGTGAACCCCACCAATCGGAAATTTTCTCAACATTTGCCTGACAGCTcttgaaagcttctttttttttttttttaagaaaatggaaaCTTAATTATAAATTCCCTTCAAGttaaattcattaaattttGACGAGAAAAGTAATAGATCTAATAAAGCTGTGATGTTAGTATATGGGTTGTTCTCATTGTCAAAAGTTATTATTTGAGGAATGATCGCTTATTGATAAAGAGACATCTTCCAATGTGCCACTTTCCGTGTAGATTTCGCCttgttttgtttatcacaaTGAATCGTGACTGGAATTAGATAATGGAAAACTCCGTTAAGTTGCTAAAAGCTTTTTCCATCTGCCATTAAAACCAAGTTCaatttgtttataaattttAGAATATAGCGGTTTTGGTTTTTCCATATAAAGCCGAATGCGGTATTCTCTAACAATATGATTTTAAATGGAGTAGTGTCTTTCTGATTCTTTTTCAAAGATGCATCGAAAATCTTATTTTAGAACGTTTTGCAATTCATGTTCCGTTATCAAGTTACAACAAAAATCTGTGAAAGTGACATTGACAACAGATTTTTGAAGGATAATGATAGAATTGTGTTTGTACTTCGCAGTGTTGGCTTCTCTGCCAATACATATTTTAAAGTGGGTGAAATCTTACACGATCTCCTTCTTCGTAGACATTCCGTAATTTTGGATTCACTCTTTACACTTCTACCTTACTTATCGCCTCGTGCTGTGAATTGAAcgattaataaatcaattaaaacTAAACGCATGGAAAAAACTTCACTCgagtgaattttgttttttattgaaGAGTTGCAGCTGTTATTGAGGAACTCGAAGTCGATCAAACACAggtaaaaattgtaaaattgtaTATAAAATTGTGTATGGTCAACTTAACAGTTCCTAACTCCTTCCATTAATAGTATTTTTTCGCTTTTAGGCACCTTAACATCTTTTGTAAAAGATAACAGAAAATTTACTTAAagtgaaaataatataaattaaatcagcaaacatattttattaaatgagataaatttatatttttttagccGTAGTGCATTAGTAAAATTAATATCTTTTATCCCCGGCATTTTAGCAGAGCATATATATGCCTTTTATCCTATCCTTTTATGTTCTAAAAACATGAATATGGGCCCTTTTCCGCAAAATGCGTGTTGTTCTCAATACCTTAAGAATGCGAGATTTACATTTCTGTCGCTTATTAAATAATACTCTCTTTTTTCCTAATCAAGATGAAGCCGATTTAAACGTCAGCAACAATATTACTATTTGCTCGGATCAAATAGAACAAACAGTTCTAACTTATCAAAAGCCCTACTTCTTTACTTGAATTTGTGGccaattaaaactgaaatttaatCTTTGGCTATTTTAGCTTAGAAttgttgtgaaaattttatttggGTGAAAATACAAGGTTCAGGTTTAATAAACTTCAAAGTGGATCATTCCTAGGGCAGGCTTTAAGTTTATTAATTTCACGATTACATTTTATTCTCGTTATCTATTATAATAAGAAAAAACGTTCTCTTGATCCgccaatttttattaaatttgttcgttgaaataaatcaagtcaaaattgaaataagctTCGAAGTTTCTATGTGGAAAGAAGGCGAACTTCTTACCCAGTGAATTTAATCACTGTTCAAATACAGTTTTCGGCGGATGACTCATCTCTGAACAATACCCGGTTTTCTTCTTAGCAGTCTAAGCGGGTGCTTAAGTCGACAgccattattattatctttcaTTTGCTCACTTAGTAAGGCAACAATTGCGCTACTAAACTGTCAACCGAAGCGATCGGATTAGTTGAGCGTGCGAACTTGGTCACTTCAAGGTGAATGTGTCATTACGTGCCCATTGTCGCAATTCTTTTGTTTGGAGCTCAAGCTCGATTCATGCGGTCTCCAAGTGAGCGAAAAACGAGTTGATATTATTTAAGGCCTCTGAAGTCACGAAACCagaatttggaaataaaagACCGTATATGTCTCTTCACCATTTCTTGAAAttccgtttaaaaaaaatcgatttcttgTAGTCTGTGACTGTTGTTTTTCGCAAATCATATTACATAGTGTTCTACTATAAATTTTACCGTcgtttctgaatttttttttaatgtgacgtaaataaaaaaaatttatatatacgTACTTTTAAACTAACGGAGAGTATGTATATGAATTGGcgaatttaaaaagaaattatcaagTTGATTTTCAACGAAGAATTAAGTGGATTAAGAGATTATTACTTTCCTTGCTGGTTTTTTAAATTCCTGCCCTTGTGGGCATGTTTTAATTTCCGGAATTAGGGTCGTAATGGACTACAGAGCATTTTCAGAACGAAGAACTTAAGGTAGCCTTTGGGTCGGGCTAACGACAACAGTTTTATTATGATTGAGTACTACGTTAGACGTCTGAAACGACTCGCGTCTGTTGCTTGAGGGTTTTATAAATCAAAAGTTTCAAGTAGCCATGAAACTTCGCTTTAAAGTTGTTAAATTCCTCTTTTTATCACAATATTGCTGTATTCTTGCAAGATTTAGGTTAAATATTCTGGTAGGTGTTACACTACGGCTCGTTACGACTAGCTGTAGCTAACTACGAACAGTGTTTatcttattttgtatttcaaactTGTAATTGAATTTATGACTGGTAATTTGGTTTTTACTAAAATTTACAGGTTAAGTATTTGAGTAAATGCATCGGAAAATCCGTCAATTTATATCTGAAcctttttcttaaaatatcCAAGTTAGCTTTTGACAACGAATGATTGTCAGTCTAATTTTTAGCTCAAAGCTTGGTTGgttatttcaaaatcatttgagAACCGTTTATGATTTTTAAGCAAGATGCATTACAAATTTATCTAACTTAGATAATTAGTCGAAGTAACCGCAAATTGACAGACTTAAGGGAAAATTTACTGTACGTTTATATACAAGGAAATGATAGAGGATCGGCCGAGCGCACCGTTGTGGAGTTTACCAGCTGACTTCTCGAAGTAAGCCAGGTCCTTAATCTCGGGTGATTTAATACCACAGACGTAGACAGCACAGACGAAAGTGATCTTCGGTAATATTCATTTTGTACTTTCAGCTGTTAGACTGCACAACGGAGGGCGGAAATATTGCCTTGTCAAGTTACAGTTGATAAGCGACTGACCAAGTGATTTCGTTAACACATGTTTTCTTAGAGATGTGCTCCGCTGTAGCTGATCGTGTGAGAAAAACTCGGATACTTTGTTTGGGATATAGGAAGTTGAAAGCTGTTACCATCATCACGGAAATCCTAACAACAATCCGAAAACAATCGAACTTGGCTGCAGGGTCTTTTAGCCATTTCATGGGctagtaaaaaataaattttggaatTTCAGAACTTTGCATTTCTCCTTTGAAATGGTAGTCTCTTTGGAGCTGCTGCGATGGCGCAAGTTGTCTGCTCAATAATTCTGACATTGCCCGACTTCAAGGttcaaaattgttcaaacaAATCTGATTAACTAAGCAAACCTTATCATGTGAAAGTAGCGGGATATTTCAAAGCATTAAAAAGTAAACATTGGACATGGTTGCGCTGGCAAATAAATCAACAGCATCTCTTCTCAACGCTTATTTAATGTGTCCGCAAACATTCTAGTTACATGATGATATTGTATGTATACCGgtaatgaaatataaattaaaatggTGAGGCTTTCATTTCTCAATATTGGACAAGCTCCCACTACTGTTCAGCTAATCATTTACGCTTGCCAATCGGAGTCAAATTTATTGGGATTAACGTCAGTTATCCTTCAGGTTTAGAAAAGCTTATGGGTTAAAATCTCAACTACactttgaaaaatcgaaaattgtATTGCTTACCGGCAAAATGTGCATCAGAACTTAGGAAATTTGACCAATCTGTGGtaaaatagaataagaaagggTATTTTTCCTCGAGGCTTTAAGGCGAATTGAAACTAATTTCGcgagaattattattttttcctctttttactCTTTCGGTGTGGCCAAATTGTCTCGTCTTAAATTATTCAATTGACAACACTGACATTGAACATTGAAGTTTTCTGAATACCTATCtcaattacaaaagaaaatttcaatttacttATCGGTCGATTTAATTTATTGCAAGGAGACCGGAACTCTACCAGGTTAATGGTGAATTGGGCATAAAAAAGAATCCCTAAATAGCCTTGTTCAGATAAAGTTATTAGATTTATTTTCGTTGTCTTTATTTAAGCTTGCTTATAAAGAAAGCTCTTTTTATGTAAAAGCCACGAATCTCCTGCAGGTTTTTGGCTGGTAGAGGATATTAAAGGTGGTGATTTCCGAGGTTATATTTTAAATGCTTTTGTTCTGTAAAGATGATTAACTCGCGATAAACCAAACTTTAAGTCCCCGCTGAGATTTCTTTGAAGTTTGGGTCAATATTTTTCGCTAGTAAAACATGTGCTTTTAAAAATTCTcttgtaaaataaaaacagatgAATGAAGATATTCGCTATCATGTACCCAACTCCCTTTTCTCTTTCACACGCTCTTAAAAACGCccagaaaattaagaaaatgctTTTCCTATTTACGAAGCGAACTAGACAATTTTTTAAGTCAAAGGAGGTGCTTATGCTTTTAGCAGTGCACAACAAAAGCGGGAAGCTGAAGGGACAACTGACAACTTCAGCCGACATGGAGTCCAAAGCGACAAATGATATACAAAAgaactgagaaagaaaaacataaaaacacaaTTCCATTTATGCGCCGGAAGCCTAGAGAAATATGTCGTTATCGAGATAAATTATCACCGATCATTTTAACTCGGCTATTGTCGAAATCAAGCTTGATAAGAAACATCAGCTGCGGTGCTTTCGGTAGAAACCGTGTGTTATCGATTTTTATCTACGCATTGCCCCATCTTATAAGCTCTctatctttcagttttttctgtTCGGTTCCGAAAGAGTCTTTGATTAATGGAAGCATTGATTATTCAAAGATGAGTCTTCTTTTCATCCAATTGAAATAGTTAACGAAggaaaaaagagttttataaaTACTCGCAGAGAGCGATTTTAAAATCGCATATTTGTCCCCATTCATGGCTGATAAAGATAATTTAGAGCTTCAGTGAAAAGAATTAAGAttgttttgtcaaaaaaatGGCGCCGATGGACACGGTCACAGCTATCTTATTTCGCACTTAATTGCACAGAAAGAGgcaatattaaatttttatacCCGAGgctaaaattaaatgatttattaCCCATTATCGGTTTCTACAAAGACAGGGACAGAGAGTACTTATACTGTTCGCGCAGAGCCATCAATAAGAGCTGAAGctgctgaaaaaattaaaattgagttTAGCGTTACAAAAGACGTCTGAAGTGATAAGTGCATCATCAGATCACAAGATTTCCGGTTGAGAATAAGCTTTTAAGTTTTCAGAAAAGACGTCCGTTCATCCTCCTAGACTAGACAGAAGATTTGAAAGAGCCACTAAATGGATTGGCGTCTGCA from Pocillopora verrucosa isolate sample1 chromosome 1, ASM3666991v2, whole genome shotgun sequence includes:
- the LOC131781455 gene encoding NK1 transcription factor-related protein 1 isoform X3, encoding MAYSISERSRGSLSSDGEDAHDISGPEDESAPETRHAVTSFTVKDILDPHKFNAPRRRPSESDSDSESPSRGESRNNSSWHPWMAATRFKRSQTSSESDKCMEKDKNEHDSSNHQENEECKSTSGSKSKRKRSGSDRSKEGKPRRARTAFTYEQLVALENKFKSTRYLSVCERLNLALSLSLTETQVKIWFQNRRTKWKKQNPGVDVTAPPRPTTLPHAPSLAGYGTGILCTSQCPTQMHHYPHYQPSTAHALPCIIRPHPTYGHM
- the LOC131781455 gene encoding NK1 transcription factor-related protein 1 isoform X2; its protein translation is MENHNPEETLVALRSRGSLSSDGEDAHDISGPEDESAPETRHAVTSFTVKDILDPHKFNAPRRRPSESDSDSESPSRGESRNNSSWHPWMAATRFKRSQTSSESDKCMEKDKNEHDSSNHQENEECKSTSGSKSKRKRSGSDRSKEGKPRRARTAFTYEQLVALENKFKSTRYLSVCERLNLALSLSLTETQVKIWFQNRRTKWKKQNPGVDVTAPPRPTTLPHAPSLAGYGTGILCTSQCPTQMHHYPHYQPSTAHALPCIIRPHPTYGHM
- the LOC131781455 gene encoding NK1 transcription factor-related protein 1 isoform X1; the encoded protein is MALHPKQPKGSKFKKTNFFSGQRSRGSLSSDGEDAHDISGPEDESAPETRHAVTSFTVKDILDPHKFNAPRRRPSESDSDSESPSRGESRNNSSWHPWMAATRFKRSQTSSESDKCMEKDKNEHDSSNHQENEECKSTSGSKSKRKRSGSDRSKEGKPRRARTAFTYEQLVALENKFKSTRYLSVCERLNLALSLSLTETQVKIWFQNRRTKWKKQNPGVDVTAPPRPTTLPHAPSLAGYGTGILCTSQCPTQMHHYPHYQPSTAHALPCIIRPHPTYGHM